A stretch of the Aggregatibacter sp. HMT-949 genome encodes the following:
- the hinT gene encoding purine nucleoside phosphoramidase — MAEETIFSKIIRKEIPATIVYQDEWVTAFRDIAPQAKTHILIIPNKLIPTVNDVTEQDEAMLGRLFTVAAKLAKQEGIAEDGYRLIVNCNKHGGQEVFHIHMHLVGGEPLGKMLDK; from the coding sequence ATGGCAGAAGAGACCATTTTCAGCAAAATTATTCGTAAAGAAATTCCGGCAACGATCGTTTATCAAGACGAGTGGGTGACTGCTTTCCGCGATATTGCGCCGCAAGCGAAGACGCATATTTTAATTATTCCGAATAAATTGATTCCGACCGTCAATGATGTAACCGAACAAGATGAAGCGATGCTCGGTCGTTTGTTTACCGTGGCAGCGAAATTGGCCAAACAAGAAGGTATTGCGGAAGACGGCTATCGTTTAATCGTTAATTGTAACAAGCACGGTGGACAAGAAGTCTTTCACATTCATATGCATCTTGTAGGCGGCGAACCGCTGGGCAAAATGTTGGATAAATAA
- a CDS encoding DUF1425 domain-containing protein, with the protein MKSTLILAVGLMLTACSGTAPNLVHSDSPILNIAENLATSVEAKADRNSAWIKNKSAQPIKVNYHLFWYNAQGVTQVREAQRESLSGNLYLQPQEQKAVELIKPTSESTNYRLYLQ; encoded by the coding sequence ATGAAAAGCACGCTGATTTTAGCCGTCGGGTTGATGTTGACCGCTTGTTCCGGCACCGCACCGAATTTAGTGCATTCGGACAGTCCGATTCTCAATATTGCCGAAAATCTTGCCACTTCCGTCGAAGCAAAAGCTGATCGGAATTCGGCTTGGATAAAAAATAAAAGCGCTCAACCGATTAAAGTAAACTATCATCTTTTTTGGTATAACGCGCAGGGCGTGACTCAAGTACGCGAGGCGCAGCGCGAAAGTCTTTCCGGCAATTTATATTTGCAACCGCAAGAACAAAAAGCCGTTGAATTAATAAAACCTACCTCTGAAAGCACGAATTACCGTCTTTATTTGCAATAA
- the nagZ gene encoding beta-N-acetylhexosaminidase, with the protein MSTLLIDLEGYELTQEEVELLQHPLVAGLILFTRNFYDRAQLQALVKSVRSCVKKPLLITVDQEGGRVQRFREGFTLLPAMQAFAALSNDVRQQQAWAHEAGWQMAAEMIASDIDLSFAPVLDLGHECGAIGDRSFGKEVKTAIDLAGVFINGMHEAGMASTGKHFPGHGRVLADSHLETPYDERPQADIFSEDIQPFQQLIAQQKLDAIMPAHVIYTQCDSQPASGSEYWLKRILRERFNFEGAIFSDDLGMKGAGFMGDFVARSEKALNAGCDLLLLCNEREGVIQVLDKLKLSENPLHSHVRQTRLNRLFKKRAYTWSELSKIPRWLENHKKLTALQQQWLASKA; encoded by the coding sequence ATGTCAACATTATTAATCGATCTTGAAGGCTACGAGCTGACGCAAGAAGAAGTGGAATTGTTGCAACATCCGCTGGTAGCCGGTTTGATTTTATTCACCCGCAATTTTTACGACCGCGCGCAACTCCAGGCCTTGGTGAAATCCGTACGTAGCTGCGTAAAAAAGCCGTTGCTGATTACTGTTGACCAAGAAGGCGGACGCGTTCAGCGTTTCCGCGAAGGCTTTACTCTGCTACCGGCGATGCAGGCCTTTGCCGCTTTGTCGAATGATGTGCGACAACAACAAGCTTGGGCACATGAAGCCGGTTGGCAAATGGCGGCGGAAATGATTGCGTCAGATATCGATTTAAGTTTCGCGCCGGTGCTGGATTTGGGACACGAATGCGGTGCTATCGGCGATCGTAGTTTTGGCAAGGAGGTGAAAACCGCGATCGATTTGGCCGGCGTTTTTATCAATGGTATGCACGAAGCCGGTATGGCGAGCACCGGTAAGCATTTCCCGGGGCACGGTCGCGTATTGGCGGATTCGCATTTGGAAACGCCTTATGACGAACGCCCCCAAGCGGACATTTTCAGCGAAGATATTCAGCCGTTTCAACAACTTATCGCACAGCAAAAATTGGATGCGATTATGCCGGCTCATGTCATTTATACGCAATGCGACAGCCAACCGGCGAGCGGTTCCGAATATTGGCTCAAACGCATTTTGCGCGAACGGTTCAACTTTGAGGGTGCGATTTTTTCCGATGATCTTGGTATGAAAGGCGCCGGATTTATGGGGGACTTTGTCGCCCGTAGTGAGAAAGCCTTGAATGCAGGCTGCGACTTGCTGCTGCTTTGCAATGAACGCGAGGGCGTGATTCAGGTGTTGGATAAATTAAAGCTTTCCGAAAATCCACTGCATTCTCATGTCCGTCAAACGCGTTTGAACAGATTATTTAAGAAGAGAGCATACACGTGGTCGGAGTTGAGCAAAATTCCACGTTGGTTAGAAAATCACAAAAAGCTGACCGCCCTTCAACAGCAATGGCTGGCAAGCAAAGCATGA
- the rlmC gene encoding 23S rRNA (uracil(747)-C(5))-methyltransferase RlmC yields the protein MIDCPHYQRGDCRSCRWLKMPYERQLAEKSAHLQAQLRSLNSTALKWFPPFQSPQTAFRNKAKMVASGTVERPILGILQDPNEPQSAVDLCDCPLYPAHFRTVFAVLKDFIARAGLVPYNVAKRKGELKYILLTESTATGKLMLRFVLRSENKVALIRRELDGLLSKLPQLEVVSVNLQPEHAAILEGKQEIFLTEPQFLPENFNGVPLFIRPQGFFQTNPTVATALYATAQQWIEDLPIAKLWDLFCGVGGFGLHCAKALQEKQGIQVELSGIEISPSAILAARTAARKLGLQAVNFQSLDAANFALKQNANKPDSIIVNPPRRGIGRLLSEFLNETQPRFILYSSCHALSMSDDLQYLTRYEPTKIRLFDMFPHTTHYETLVLLERVHDR from the coding sequence ATGATTGATTGTCCGCATTATCAACGCGGCGATTGTCGTTCGTGCCGATGGTTAAAAATGCCTTATGAGCGCCAATTGGCCGAGAAAAGCGCGCATTTGCAAGCACAATTGAGATCGCTAAATAGCACCGCATTGAAATGGTTCCCTCCCTTCCAATCACCGCAAACTGCCTTTCGTAATAAAGCCAAAATGGTGGCTAGCGGCACAGTGGAACGCCCGATTTTGGGCATTTTGCAAGATCCGAATGAACCGCAAAGCGCGGTCGATTTATGCGATTGTCCGCTTTATCCTGCGCATTTTCGTACGGTGTTTGCCGTTCTCAAAGATTTTATCGCTCGCGCCGGATTGGTGCCTTATAACGTAGCGAAACGAAAAGGCGAACTGAAATATATTTTGCTTACCGAAAGCACGGCAACCGGCAAATTAATGCTGCGTTTTGTATTGCGTTCCGAAAATAAAGTCGCATTAATTCGTCGCGAACTTGACGGGCTTTTATCCAAATTGCCGCAACTGGAAGTGGTGAGCGTGAATTTACAACCGGAACACGCCGCCATTTTGGAAGGCAAGCAGGAAATTTTTCTGACCGAGCCACAATTTTTGCCGGAAAATTTCAATGGTGTGCCGCTCTTTATTCGTCCGCAAGGCTTTTTTCAAACCAATCCAACGGTAGCGACCGCGTTATATGCCACGGCGCAACAATGGATTGAAGATTTACCGATTGCTAAATTGTGGGATTTGTTCTGTGGCGTAGGCGGGTTTGGTTTGCATTGCGCCAAGGCTTTGCAAGAAAAGCAAGGAATCCAAGTAGAGCTTAGCGGTATTGAAATCTCGCCTTCCGCCATTCTGGCGGCACGGACCGCCGCCCGGAAATTGGGTTTGCAGGCCGTTAATTTTCAGTCGTTGGATGCGGCGAATTTCGCTTTAAAGCAAAATGCGAACAAGCCCGATTCGATTATCGTGAATCCGCCGCGTCGTGGCATCGGTCGGTTGTTAAGCGAATTTCTTAATGAAACACAACCGCGCTTTATTTTGTATTCGAGCTGTCATGCGCTTTCCATGAGTGACGATTTGCAATATTTGACTCGTTACGAACCGACTAAAATTCGGCTTTTTGATATGTTCCCACACACGACGCATTATGAAACTTTGGTGCTATTAGAACGGGTTCACGATAGATAA
- a CDS encoding metal ABC transporter permease — protein sequence MLDWILEPLQFDFMQNALLTALVVSIICALLSCYLILKGWSLMGDAISHAVLPGIVLAYLAAIPLAIGAFCSAIICSLGVGYLKENSRIKEDTAMGIVFSGMFAIGLVMFTKVQTEQHLTHILFGNVLGVSRAELYQNALVSALIFVVIILKRKDLLLYCFDPCHARITGLSPKLLHYGLLTLLALTIVSTMQVVGVILVVAMLIAPGISALTLTKSFDKMLCLAVASAATSSLIGVILSYHLDASTGACIILLQAAFFIVALAYSKFRAVIQVS from the coding sequence ATGCTTGATTGGATTCTTGAACCGCTTCAATTCGATTTTATGCAAAATGCGCTGCTTACCGCATTAGTTGTCTCGATCATCTGCGCCCTACTTTCTTGCTACCTGATATTAAAAGGCTGGTCGTTAATGGGCGATGCCATTTCCCATGCGGTTTTGCCCGGTATCGTGTTGGCTTATTTGGCGGCAATTCCACTGGCGATCGGCGCATTTTGCTCCGCTATTATTTGTTCTCTCGGGGTGGGTTACTTAAAAGAAAACAGCCGAATCAAAGAAGACACGGCGATGGGTATTGTGTTTTCCGGCATGTTTGCTATCGGCTTGGTAATGTTCACTAAAGTGCAAACCGAACAACATTTAACTCATATTTTATTCGGTAACGTACTTGGCGTCAGCCGAGCGGAGTTGTACCAAAACGCTCTTGTTTCAGCATTAATTTTTGTAGTGATAATATTGAAACGAAAAGATCTCTTGCTTTATTGCTTCGATCCTTGTCACGCTCGGATTACCGGACTTTCGCCAAAATTATTGCACTACGGCTTACTAACATTACTCGCTTTAACGATTGTCAGCACAATGCAAGTGGTCGGTGTAATTTTAGTCGTTGCCATGCTTATCGCGCCGGGCATTAGCGCGCTCACACTGACAAAATCCTTCGACAAAATGCTGTGCCTTGCCGTCGCAAGTGCCGCTACATCAAGCCTTATCGGCGTCATTTTAAGCTATCATTTGGATGCGTCGACAGGCGCATGCATTATTCTTTTACAAGCGGCATTTTTTATTGTCGCCTTGGCCTATAGCAAATTCCGCGCCGTAATACAGGTGAGTTAA
- a CDS encoding metal ABC transporter permease, translating into MPDLLLEPFSYDYMLKAMILSAAVGGICAFLSSYLMLKGWSLIGDALSHSVVPGVAIAYALSLPYAVGAFFAGILAALSILWVKSISKLKEDAVIGFIFSTFFALGLLIISLNPTAVNVQSIILGNILGIADEDVYQVAMIIGLCLLLLLLFWKDLLLIFFDETQAVTVGLSPLFYKILFFTLLSACVVAALQTVGAILVIAMVITPGATAYLLTDKFKTLAIIAVVLGSLTSFVGVYISYYLDGATGGVIVTLQTLLFLAAFLLSPKYGLLTRHKKAVQHA; encoded by the coding sequence ATACCGGATTTATTGCTCGAACCTTTTTCTTATGACTATATGCTCAAAGCGATGATATTGAGCGCTGCCGTAGGCGGAATCTGCGCTTTTTTATCTTCTTATTTAATGCTCAAAGGTTGGTCGCTCATCGGCGATGCGCTTTCCCATTCCGTAGTACCGGGTGTGGCGATTGCTTACGCGCTTTCGCTGCCTTATGCGGTCGGCGCATTTTTCGCCGGCATTTTAGCCGCCCTTTCCATTCTTTGGGTAAAATCCATTTCCAAACTCAAAGAAGATGCCGTAATCGGCTTTATTTTCAGCACTTTTTTTGCCCTCGGCTTATTGATTATTTCCTTAAATCCGACCGCCGTGAACGTGCAAAGCATTATTCTTGGCAATATTTTAGGCATCGCCGATGAAGACGTTTACCAAGTCGCCATGATTATCGGCCTTTGCTTGCTCTTACTTTTATTATTTTGGAAAGATTTACTGCTGATTTTTTTCGACGAGACCCAAGCCGTTACCGTCGGGCTTTCGCCGTTATTTTATAAAATTCTATTCTTCACCTTATTAAGCGCATGCGTAGTGGCTGCATTACAAACCGTCGGTGCCATTCTTGTAATAGCTATGGTAATCACACCGGGCGCGACCGCTTATTTACTCACGGATAAATTTAAAACCTTGGCAATCATCGCGGTCGTCTTGGGTTCACTAACAAGTTTTGTCGGCGTCTATATCAGCTATTATTTAGACGGTGCAACAGGCGGCGTGATTGTCACATTACAAACTTTATTATTCTTAGCGGCATTTTTGCTTTCGCCAAAATACGGCTTGCTCACACGCCATAAAAAGGCGGTGCAGCATGCTTGA
- a CDS encoding ATP-binding cassette domain-containing protein, with the protein MDAFSTSIWVNDVTVRYNNGHTAIHNMTFALRGGTICALVGVNGSGKSTLFKSLMGLVKPQQGEIKLADLPIAQALKRNLIAYVPQSEEVDWQFPVSVYDVVMMGRYGYMNFLRIPKAIDKQKVQEAMQRVNIEHLAQRQIGELSGGQKKRVFLARALAQQSPIILLDEPFTGVDVKTENAIIKLLKQLRIEGHLILVSTHNLGSVPDFCDQVVMINRTVIAAGKTEDTFNQHNLELVFGGVLRHIKLLGEDLHNDEDKRAVTVLTDDEKAVVFYGKTKQDPPALTTQTCHFDEPENTLKNKGNR; encoded by the coding sequence ATGGATGCTTTCTCGACATCAATTTGGGTAAATGACGTTACCGTGCGTTATAACAACGGGCACACGGCTATTCATAATATGACCTTTGCTCTTCGCGGTGGCACAATTTGCGCATTGGTGGGCGTGAACGGGAGCGGTAAATCCACGCTGTTTAAAAGCTTAATGGGTTTGGTGAAACCGCAACAAGGAGAAATTAAACTCGCTGATTTGCCGATAGCTCAAGCGTTAAAACGAAATTTAATCGCTTATGTTCCCCAATCGGAAGAAGTGGACTGGCAATTCCCGGTTTCCGTGTACGATGTGGTGATGATGGGACGTTACGGCTATATGAATTTTTTACGTATTCCTAAAGCCATTGATAAACAAAAAGTGCAAGAGGCAATGCAACGGGTAAATATCGAGCACCTCGCACAGCGGCAAATCGGCGAGCTTTCGGGCGGGCAGAAAAAACGCGTATTCCTTGCCCGTGCCTTGGCACAACAAAGCCCGATTATTTTGCTTGATGAACCCTTCACCGGCGTAGATGTAAAAACTGAAAATGCGATTATCAAACTATTAAAACAGCTCCGCATTGAAGGTCATTTAATTCTGGTTTCCACGCATAATTTAGGTTCGGTACCTGATTTTTGCGATCAAGTGGTAATGATTAACCGTACTGTGATCGCTGCAGGGAAAACCGAAGATACCTTCAACCAACATAATTTGGAGCTCGTATTCGGCGGCGTATTACGCCATATCAAATTACTTGGCGAAGATTTGCATAACGACGAAGACAAACGTGCGGTCACCGTTTTAACGGACGATGAAAAAGCCGTGGTGTTCTATGGTAAAACCAAACAAGATCCGCCTGCTCTGACCACACAAACTTGTCATTTCGATGAACCCGAAAATACGCTCAAAAATAAGGGGAATAGATGA
- a CDS encoding metal ABC transporter substrate-binding protein, translating to MKYSCKIMAAFALSLFAMQANAKFKVVTTFTVIQDIAQNVGGDAVLVESITKPGAEIHEYEPTPKDIVKAQSADLILWNGLNLERWFERFFQNIKDKPAVVVTEGIQPLSIYEGPYKNAPNPHAWMSPSNAVLYIENIKNALVKYDPQNAAIYEKNAADYAQKIKQLDEPLRAKLAQIPENQRWLVTSEGAFSYLAKDYHLKEGYLWPINAEQQGTPQQVRKVIDLVRKNNIPVVFSESTISPKPAQQVAKESGAKYGGVLYVDSLSAKDGPVPTYIDLLNVTVSTIVKGFEK from the coding sequence ATGAAATATTCATGCAAAATTATGGCCGCGTTTGCCCTCAGTTTATTTGCTATGCAAGCCAATGCCAAATTTAAAGTCGTCACTACTTTTACTGTGATTCAAGACATCGCGCAAAATGTGGGTGGCGATGCGGTGCTGGTAGAGTCGATCACAAAACCGGGAGCGGAAATTCACGAATATGAACCGACTCCAAAAGACATTGTAAAAGCGCAATCCGCTGATTTGATTTTATGGAACGGATTAAATTTGGAACGTTGGTTTGAGCGTTTCTTCCAAAACATTAAAGATAAACCGGCCGTCGTCGTCACCGAAGGCATTCAACCGCTTTCCATTTATGAAGGGCCTTATAAGAACGCACCGAATCCGCATGCCTGGATGTCGCCTTCCAATGCGGTGCTCTACATAGAGAACATTAAAAACGCCTTAGTGAAATACGATCCGCAAAATGCCGCAATTTATGAAAAAAATGCCGCGGATTATGCCCAAAAAATCAAACAACTTGATGAACCGCTACGCGCCAAACTCGCCCAAATTCCTGAAAATCAACGTTGGTTGGTAACTAGCGAGGGCGCCTTCAGTTATTTAGCAAAAGACTATCATTTAAAAGAAGGCTACTTATGGCCGATTAATGCAGAACAACAAGGCACGCCGCAACAGGTTCGAAAAGTGATTGATTTAGTTAGAAAAAATAATATTCCGGTGGTATTTAGCGAAAGCACGATTTCACCTAAACCGGCGCAACAAGTCGCTAAAGAAAGCGGTGCGAAATACGGTGGTGTATTATATGTGGATTCCCTCTCGGCCAAAGACGGGCCCGTTCCAACTTATATCGATTTATTGAACGTCACCGTTTCCACTATCGTTAAAGGATTTGAAAAGTAA
- a CDS encoding D-alanyl-D-alanine carboxypeptidase family protein gives MLKKLLALFFCFIPFLSTAQSYVVYDFTRDKVLESSSPNHVQPIASVTKLMTANVFLEHNKNPRCTASITDDDIDYIKGTRTKLPKYTPIACNELLKAMLVHSDNYAAHALSRSAGMSRLQFIQKMNEKARELGMRSTRFADSSGLSQNNISSAMDLVKLAKYSMHKSQIKELSNMPSAYIQTGKRNIFVKNTNKLVREEVFDAAINKTGYIQESGYNLVFIHKHPCRNATIGVISLNNSSSQFRTNFTKGKLEKYGCTAGHHLHSFTEEDAQYEEDYDEEGLNNLIKQVTQN, from the coding sequence ATGTTAAAAAAACTTCTTGCTCTTTTTTTCTGTTTTATTCCATTCCTCTCCACAGCACAATCTTATGTCGTTTATGATTTTACGCGCGATAAAGTATTGGAAAGCAGTTCACCGAATCACGTTCAACCCATTGCGTCCGTAACGAAGTTAATGACCGCCAATGTATTTTTGGAGCACAATAAAAACCCGCGTTGCACAGCCTCAATTACTGATGACGACATCGATTACATCAAAGGCACGCGCACTAAATTACCGAAATACACGCCAATCGCCTGTAATGAATTATTAAAAGCGATGTTAGTGCATTCCGATAACTATGCGGCACATGCACTTTCTCGCTCCGCCGGTATGAGCCGCTTACAATTCATCCAAAAAATGAACGAAAAAGCTCGCGAATTAGGTATGCGTTCTACCCGTTTTGCAGACAGTTCTGGCTTATCTCAAAATAATATTTCCAGCGCAATGGATTTAGTAAAATTGGCGAAGTATTCCATGCATAAATCACAAATCAAAGAGTTATCGAATATGCCCAGCGCTTACATTCAAACCGGCAAACGTAATATATTCGTAAAAAACACCAATAAATTGGTGCGCGAAGAAGTATTCGACGCAGCAATTAACAAAACCGGTTATATTCAGGAATCAGGCTACAATTTAGTGTTTATTCACAAACATCCTTGTCGGAATGCCACCATCGGGGTAATTAGTTTAAATAACAGCTCGTCCCAATTCAGAACCAATTTCACCAAAGGTAAATTAGAAAAATACGGTTGTACGGCCGGCCATCATTTACATAGTTTTACGGAAGAAGATGCGCAATACGAAGAAGATTATGATGAAGAAGGATTAAATAATCTGATCAAGCAAGTCACCCAAAATTAA
- a CDS encoding bifunctional tRNA (adenosine(37)-C2)-methyltransferase TrmG/ribosomal RNA large subunit methyltransferase RlmN, with product MLETLEQNKKINLMDLTRRQMREFFAELGEKPFRADQLVKWIYHFGEDNFDNMTNINKKLREKLKSVAEIKAPEVAVEQRSADGTIKWAMQVGDQQVETVYIPEADRATLCVSSQVGCALACTFCSTAQQGFNRNLTVAEIIGQVWRASKIIGNFGVTGIRPITNVVMMGMGEPLLNVANVVPAMEIMLDDFAYGLSKRRVTLSTSGVVPALDNLSKMIDVALAISLHAPNDELRDEIVPLNKKYNIKTLIDSVNRYLSTSNANHGKVTIEYVMLDHVNDHVEHAHQLAEVLKNTPCKINLIPWNPFPQAPYAKSSNTRIDRFQKTLMEYGLTVIVRKTRGDDIDAACGQLAGDVIDRTKRTALKRQFGQNIGVTQVS from the coding sequence ATGTTAGAAACTTTGGAACAGAATAAAAAAATCAATTTAATGGATTTGACGCGCCGACAAATGCGCGAATTTTTTGCCGAATTAGGCGAAAAACCGTTTCGCGCCGATCAATTGGTGAAATGGATTTATCATTTTGGCGAAGATAACTTCGACAATATGACGAATATTAATAAGAAATTGCGTGAAAAATTAAAATCCGTGGCGGAAATCAAAGCGCCAGAAGTGGCAGTAGAACAACGTTCTGCCGATGGAACCATTAAATGGGCGATGCAGGTGGGCGATCAGCAAGTGGAAACCGTGTATATTCCCGAAGCGGATCGCGCCACCTTGTGTGTTTCTTCGCAGGTAGGTTGCGCCTTGGCTTGCACATTCTGTTCCACTGCACAACAAGGCTTTAACCGAAATTTAACGGTAGCGGAAATTATTGGTCAGGTATGGCGCGCTTCGAAAATTATCGGTAATTTCGGCGTTACTGGTATACGTCCGATTACCAACGTAGTGATGATGGGTATGGGCGAGCCGCTGCTCAACGTGGCAAACGTTGTGCCGGCAATGGAAATTATGTTGGATGATTTCGCTTACGGTTTATCTAAACGCCGCGTGACGTTATCCACTTCAGGCGTGGTGCCGGCGCTGGATAATTTAAGCAAAATGATCGACGTAGCGTTAGCAATTTCCTTACATGCGCCGAACGATGAATTGCGTGATGAAATTGTACCGTTAAATAAAAAATACAATATTAAAACCCTTATTGATTCGGTTAATCGTTATTTGAGTACATCCAACGCCAACCACGGCAAGGTCACCATCGAATATGTGATGTTGGATCATGTTAACGATCATGTGGAACACGCTCATCAATTAGCGGAAGTGTTAAAAAATACACCGTGTAAAATTAACCTGATCCCATGGAACCCTTTCCCGCAAGCGCCCTATGCAAAGAGCTCCAACACGCGCATTGATCGCTTCCAGAAAACTTTGATGGAATACGGTTTAACCGTAATCGTGCGAAAAACCCGTGGCGACGATATTGACGCGGCTTGCGGACAATTAGCCGGCGATGTTATTGACCGCACCAAGCGCACCGCATTGAAACGTCAATTCGGGCAAAATATCGGGGTTACGCAAGTTAGCTGA
- the pilW gene encoding type IV pilus biogenesis/stability protein PilW, with translation MKVIRFVGAIIFPLLFSACVSQNDTVAFNKQRAAKARVELALGYLQQNNLPQAKQNLDKALEHDKNYYLVYSALAHFYQLQGDASAAHEAYQQALKLDPKQGDTHNNFGAFLCGRGEFVQAYEQFEAALSSPNYYRQADTYENIALCAQAENRRELYQQAFDKLRQIDVHRAEKLNRAK, from the coding sequence ATCAAGGTTATTCGATTTGTAGGAGCGATCATTTTCCCTTTGCTTTTCTCTGCTTGTGTTTCACAAAATGACACCGTTGCTTTTAATAAACAACGTGCGGCAAAGGCGCGTGTAGAACTCGCTCTCGGTTATCTTCAACAAAATAATCTACCGCAAGCTAAACAGAATTTGGATAAAGCCTTAGAGCATGACAAAAATTATTATCTAGTGTATTCCGCACTGGCACATTTTTATCAATTGCAGGGGGATGCGAGCGCCGCGCACGAAGCTTATCAACAAGCGCTTAAATTAGACCCAAAACAAGGCGATACGCATAATAATTTCGGTGCATTTTTATGTGGGCGAGGCGAGTTTGTGCAGGCCTATGAACAATTTGAGGCAGCGTTGTCTTCGCCGAATTATTATCGTCAAGCGGATACTTATGAAAATATAGCGCTTTGCGCACAGGCGGAAAATCGGCGGGAACTGTATCAACAGGCTTTTGATAAACTGCGGCAAATCGATGTTCATCGCGCGGAAAAGCTGAATCGAGCCAAATAA
- a CDS encoding RodZ domain-containing protein — protein sequence MNTQAEQSQAQNEQAEVTLGEKFRQAREALNLSLEDVSKQIALRPSILVQIENNEFIQKNVPATFVKGYVRSYGKFLRLPESLWNDLSFGESEQIDLDKNVRATRSVNQYSLHNRWIGYLTVLVLFVALSMTGLWWWQNYQKSNEERDILVKNYVSNSENTQTASKNSVLVEAPVVQPTGIMKQPGQMMPLDSMPGSVANANEIETESKATNIASVQQEQIENLSSKSESTVNGETAIPDSQSSVENPTISPAPPIAQGDLVVEILRNTSWLSVKDSNRKVLVQKEYKQGEVLTFSGDEFSLIVGAPGNVRITYKGENYPLKVDGRVAKFKLSQP from the coding sequence ATGAATACGCAAGCTGAACAATCTCAAGCGCAAAACGAACAAGCCGAAGTGACCTTAGGCGAAAAATTTCGTCAGGCTCGCGAAGCGCTGAATTTATCTCTTGAAGATGTTTCTAAACAAATTGCTTTACGTCCTTCCATTTTAGTGCAAATCGAAAACAACGAGTTTATCCAGAAAAATGTTCCTGCTACCTTTGTAAAAGGCTACGTCCGTAGCTACGGTAAATTTTTGCGTTTACCGGAAAGTTTGTGGAATGATCTTTCTTTTGGTGAAAGTGAGCAAATTGATTTAGATAAAAACGTGCGAGCGACTCGTTCGGTTAATCAATATTCTTTACATAACCGCTGGATCGGTTATTTAACCGTGTTAGTGTTGTTTGTGGCACTAAGCATGACGGGCTTATGGTGGTGGCAGAATTATCAAAAATCCAATGAAGAACGTGATATTCTAGTGAAAAACTATGTATCTAATTCAGAAAATACGCAAACTGCGTCGAAAAATTCAGTGCTTGTTGAAGCGCCTGTTGTTCAACCAACCGGAATAATGAAACAACCCGGACAAATGATGCCGTTGGATAGCATGCCCGGTTCGGTGGCGAACGCTAACGAGATCGAAACCGAGTCTAAAGCAACAAATATAGCGTCGGTTCAACAAGAACAAATTGAAAATTTGTCGTCTAAATCAGAATCGACCGTAAACGGTGAAACGGCAATCCCGGATAGTCAAAGTTCGGTGGAAAATCCGACGATTTCTCCGGCGCCTCCGATTGCACAAGGCGATCTGGTTGTGGAAATACTAAGAAATACTAGCTGGCTAAGCGTTAAAGATAGTAATCGTAAAGTCCTTGTACAAAAAGAATATAAGCAAGGCGAAGTACTCACTTTTAGCGGCGATGAATTTTCCTTAATCGTAGGTGCCCCTGGGAATGTTCGAATCACTTATAAAGGGGAAAATTATCCGCTCAAAGTAGATGGTCGAGTAGCAAAATTTAAACTTTCACAACCTTAA